A region of Dysgonomonadaceae bacterium PH5-43 DNA encodes the following proteins:
- a CDS encoding membrane fusion protein (multidrug efflux system) (product_source=KO:K03585; cath_funfam=2.40.50.100; cleavage_site_network=SignalP-noTM; cog=COG0845; ko=KO:K03585; pfam=PF16576; superfamily=111369; tigrfam=TIGR01730) yields the protein MKTKISLKGLSFLLGMALLVSCGEKEQEATVEESSIAKVNTAVAALQTVEETVTYTANVQADVVNQITPTMLGRIEKIYVEIGDKVSKGQLLAQMESSNLTQQITQLESLQKDYDRYMELLKVGGIAQQQVDQVKTQLDVLKTAIANLEENTKLRSPINGVITARNYDNGDVYSQKSILTVEQLNSLKAIIYVSETHFTKVNIGMPVSVKLDVYGDEVFSGKVSLIYPVIDATTHTFGVEIAIDNKNLRVRPGMYSRVTLNLGEKQSIVLQDVAVQKQAGSNDRFVYVIENNVAKYRLVTLGQRLDDKYEVLSGVNPGDKVVVAGQSRLKEGTEVEVINN from the coding sequence ATGAAAACAAAAATCTCATTAAAAGGACTTTCTTTCCTTTTAGGAATGGCTTTATTAGTTTCTTGTGGAGAAAAAGAACAAGAAGCAACTGTCGAAGAATCTTCAATTGCAAAGGTGAATACTGCTGTAGCAGCTCTTCAGACTGTAGAAGAAACAGTAACTTACACTGCTAATGTGCAAGCTGATGTTGTAAATCAGATAACCCCTACTATGCTCGGACGTATAGAAAAAATATATGTTGAGATAGGAGATAAAGTAAGTAAAGGTCAGCTACTGGCTCAAATGGAATCGTCGAACTTAACGCAACAAATCACTCAATTAGAGAGTTTGCAAAAAGACTACGACAGATATATGGAACTACTAAAAGTTGGCGGTATAGCTCAACAACAAGTAGACCAAGTGAAAACTCAGTTAGATGTATTAAAAACTGCAATCGCTAACTTAGAAGAGAATACAAAACTAAGAAGCCCTATCAACGGAGTTATTACTGCTCGCAACTACGACAATGGTGATGTTTATTCTCAAAAATCTATTTTAACTGTAGAGCAATTAAACTCTTTGAAAGCTATTATTTATGTATCTGAAACTCATTTCACGAAAGTAAATATTGGTATGCCTGTTAGTGTAAAGCTTGATGTTTATGGCGATGAAGTATTCTCAGGTAAAGTATCTCTAATCTATCCTGTTATTGATGCTACTACACACACTTTCGGTGTTGAAATTGCAATAGACAACAAAAACTTAAGAGTGCGTCCGGGTATGTATTCTCGCGTAACTCTTAATCTTGGAGAAAAGCAAAGCATTGTTTTGCAAGATGTAGCAGTACAAAAACAAGCAGGCTCTAACGACAGATTTGTGTACGTTATCGAAAACAATGTAGCTAAATACAGATTAGTTACTTTAGGACAACGCTTAGACGACAAATACGAAGTTCTTTCTGGTGTTAACCCTGGCGACAAAGTAGTAGTTGCAGGACAATCTCGCTTAAAGGAAGGAACAGAAGTTGAAGTTATTAATAATTAA
- a CDS encoding outer membrane protein (product_source=KO:K12340; cath_funfam=1.20.1600.10; cleavage_site_network=SignalP-noTM; cog=COG1538; ko=KO:K12340; pfam=PF02321; superfamily=56954) has product MNLGLGKKMSAVFIAILAPIMASAQNEQTPPITINLERAVEIALSENPTVKVADLEIKKKKYARKSAQSALYPQIDLVGQYTRAIKKQVMYMDSGGDGGGMFSDMFTPIIDGAEATFKGIDNSYQLGTLYENIAIAQQSAASQSSGDGGITMGRDNTWAGGVNVSWPIIVPTLWKSLELTSIDVELAVEKARASKIDMVNSVRKTYYAVLLAKDSYNVLEQSYKNAELSYNDIKNKFDQGIVSEFDVIRADVNMKNIKPNLIQAQNSYNLSTLQLKALMGVDMDQEIVIEGSLLEYEQGLYQDVLALDTTLTNNSDLKQFDIQTDQLEKSLQIYKAQYYPVLSLSGNYMYMSMNNDFKFGDYRWNPYSNLEVSISIPLFDGFKKHNDIKQTKVSIEQMKWQREDVVRNLKLAINNSFNNMTNYVEQVFSTKDVVAQAKKGYEISQKLYDTGMGTLLELNDAQLGLTQASLAFNQAIYNYLASKADLDKTLGIEPEVKINDNNK; this is encoded by the coding sequence ATGAATTTAGGTTTAGGCAAAAAGATGAGCGCAGTATTTATTGCAATACTCGCTCCTATTATGGCGAGTGCTCAAAACGAACAAACTCCTCCTATTACTATCAACTTGGAGAGAGCTGTCGAAATCGCATTGAGTGAGAACCCAACCGTAAAGGTTGCCGATTTGGAAATTAAGAAGAAGAAGTATGCGAGAAAATCAGCGCAGTCGGCACTCTATCCTCAAATCGACTTGGTTGGACAATACACTCGTGCTATTAAAAAACAAGTAATGTATATGGATAGTGGCGGCGATGGAGGAGGAATGTTTAGTGATATGTTTACTCCTATAATAGACGGTGCAGAAGCTACATTCAAAGGAATAGATAATAGTTACCAACTTGGCACACTTTATGAAAATATTGCAATAGCTCAACAAAGCGCAGCAAGTCAATCATCGGGAGATGGAGGCATTACTATGGGGCGTGACAATACTTGGGCTGGTGGTGTTAACGTTTCTTGGCCTATAATAGTTCCTACTCTTTGGAAAAGTTTAGAGCTTACAAGCATAGATGTAGAGTTAGCTGTAGAAAAAGCAAGAGCATCGAAAATAGATATGGTTAATTCGGTAAGAAAAACTTATTATGCTGTTTTATTAGCTAAAGACTCTTACAATGTTTTAGAGCAAAGCTATAAGAATGCCGAATTGAGCTACAATGATATTAAAAACAAATTCGATCAAGGTATAGTATCTGAATTTGATGTGATACGCGCTGATGTTAATATGAAAAACATCAAACCTAATCTTATTCAAGCTCAAAACTCATACAACTTATCTACCTTGCAATTAAAGGCTTTAATGGGCGTAGATATGGATCAAGAAATTGTTATCGAAGGTAGTTTATTAGAGTACGAACAAGGATTGTATCAAGATGTTTTAGCTCTTGATACTACTTTAACAAACAACTCCGACTTGAAACAATTTGATATACAAACTGATCAGTTAGAGAAATCTTTACAGATTTATAAAGCTCAATATTATCCTGTGCTTTCTCTTTCTGGAAACTATATGTATATGTCGATGAACAACGACTTCAAATTCGGAGATTACAGATGGAACCCCTACTCTAACTTAGAAGTTTCTATCTCAATTCCTTTATTCGATGGTTTTAAGAAACACAACGACATTAAACAAACTAAAGTTTCTATAGAGCAAATGAAATGGCAAAGAGAAGATGTTGTTAGAAATCTTAAATTAGCGATAAACAATAGCTTTAATAATATGACAAACTATGTAGAACAAGTTTTCTCAACTAAAGACGTTGTTGCTCAAGCTAAAAAAGGATATGAGATTTCTCAAAAACTATACGACACCGGTATGGGAACTTTATTGGAACTAAACGATGCTCAACTTGGATTAACTCAAGCAAGTTTAGCGTTCAATCAGGCTATATACAACTATTTGGCTTCTAAAGCCGACTTAGACAAAACATTAGGAATCGAACCCGAAGTAAAAATTAATGATAATAATAAATAA
- a CDS encoding AcrR family transcriptional regulator (product_source=COG1309; cath_funfam=1.10.10.60; cog=COG1309; pfam=PF00440; superfamily=46689,48498): MELKERIIKEASHLFSKKGIRAVTMSDIAQQMGISKRTLYEIFSDKESLLEQVIKEHSKKADEAIESIIQSSENVIDTMMRVYAKHLNEVHSVNKFAIFDLKKYHPRLYQQIESRQGDDIQKLIPLFKRGVEQGLIRNDINVEICVWIIKGQFRMLMEGELPTHQYSMNEFVRTIILNYTRGIATIKGNEVIDSMIENLKNNE; encoded by the coding sequence ATGGAATTAAAAGAACGCATCATAAAAGAAGCTTCACACCTTTTTTCTAAGAAAGGAATAAGAGCCGTTACAATGTCGGATATTGCCCAACAAATGGGTATATCGAAGCGTACTCTTTACGAAATATTCAGTGATAAAGAAAGTCTTCTTGAGCAAGTGATAAAAGAACACTCAAAAAAGGCAGATGAAGCTATAGAATCTATCATTCAAAGCTCTGAAAACGTAATAGATACAATGATGCGTGTTTATGCAAAACATTTGAATGAAGTGCATAGTGTTAATAAGTTTGCGATTTTCGACTTAAAGAAATACCACCCTCGCTTATATCAACAAATAGAAAGCAGGCAAGGTGATGACATACAAAAACTAATTCCTCTATTTAAGAGAGGAGTAGAACAGGGTTTAATTCGCAACGATATTAATGTTGAAATATGCGTATGGATAATAAAAGGTCAGTTTCGTATGCTTATGGAAGGTGAATTGCCCACACATCAATATTCGATGAACGAATTTGTAAGAACAATTATTCTAAACTACACTCGTGGTATTGCAACCATAAAGGGCAACGAAGTGATAGATAGTATGATTGAAAATTTGAAAAATAACGAATAA
- a CDS encoding UPF0755 protein (product_source=KO:K07082; cog=COG1559; ko=KO:K07082; pfam=PF02618; tigrfam=TIGR00247; transmembrane_helix_parts=Inside_1_6,TMhelix_7_29,Outside_30_341) codes for MNNKNIVIVVSALLSIIIFGGVVAWLLYNKANSSAFGVEEDSFVYIDENKNYAAVVYQLEEEAGLKDTQFFMKVANVLKYPDNIKVGRYKITPNMTYLEAIRLLRSGAQEPVKLTFNNIRLKTDLVNRIGEQLMFTNEELLALLNDSAVTASYGFDTTTIVAMFIPNTYEMYWTVKAADFMDRMHKEYNRFWTKERTDKAAAINLTPIEVSILASIVEEETASQSEYPIVAGLYINRLKKGMLLQADPTVKFAVGDVTLKRILFKHLEVESPYNTYKYVGLPPGPIRIPSIKGIDAVLNYKHHPYIYMCAKEDFSGTHNFAVTLAEHNRNAKRYQSALNKR; via the coding sequence ATGAATAATAAGAATATCGTTATAGTAGTCAGCGCGTTACTGTCTATAATTATTTTTGGAGGAGTAGTTGCGTGGTTGCTCTACAACAAGGCAAATTCTTCGGCATTTGGCGTTGAAGAAGATTCTTTTGTGTATATTGACGAAAATAAAAACTATGCTGCTGTTGTTTACCAACTCGAAGAAGAGGCAGGTCTTAAAGATACCCAATTCTTTATGAAGGTAGCTAATGTATTAAAGTATCCCGATAATATAAAGGTGGGGCGATATAAGATTACTCCTAATATGACTTACCTCGAAGCTATTCGTTTGTTGCGAAGTGGAGCTCAAGAGCCTGTAAAACTTACATTTAATAATATTCGTCTAAAAACAGATTTGGTAAATAGAATAGGGGAGCAGCTTATGTTTACTAACGAAGAGTTGCTTGCTCTGTTGAACGATTCGGCTGTAACGGCATCTTATGGCTTCGATACAACAACAATAGTTGCAATGTTTATTCCTAATACTTACGAAATGTATTGGACGGTAAAAGCTGCCGACTTTATGGATAGAATGCACAAAGAGTATAATCGTTTCTGGACTAAAGAACGAACAGATAAAGCTGCTGCAATTAACTTAACGCCAATAGAGGTGTCGATACTTGCCTCTATTGTAGAAGAAGAAACGGCTTCGCAATCAGAATATCCTATTGTGGCAGGTTTGTATATTAATCGATTAAAGAAGGGAATGTTACTGCAAGCCGACCCAACGGTTAAGTTTGCGGTTGGAGATGTTACCTTAAAACGTATTCTGTTTAAGCATCTCGAAGTAGAGTCGCCTTACAATACTTACAAATATGTAGGCTTGCCTCCTGGTCCGATACGTATTCCTTCTATAAAAGGTATTGATGCTGTTTTGAATTATAAGCATCACCCTTATATATATATGTGTGCAAAAGAAGATTTCTCGGGAACTCACAACTTCGCAGTTACTTTGGCAGAACATAATCGTAATGCAAAGAGGTATCAGTCGGCTCTTAATAAGAGATAA
- a CDS encoding outer membrane protein assembly factor BamD (product_source=KO:K05807; cath_funfam=1.25.40.10; cog=COG4105; ko=KO:K05807; pfam=PF13525; smart=SM00028; superfamily=48452; tigrfam=TIGR03302; transmembrane_helix_parts=Inside_1_12,TMhelix_13_30,Outside_31_285) encodes MTTFVRKFYSMRFKYVYISLLFVLLASFTSCSEYSKILKSTDVMFKLDAAKKYFAEGKYDKAATLFEDVVPALRGSAYGEEALYMLAQSYYSQKDYITSTEYFRSYYNAYPKGEFTELARYYAAYGLYLESPDPRFDQIDTYTAMQYFQEFLDYYPQSEKRADAQNALFELQEKLALKELMAARLYYNLGEYILFPFPGGNYLSCIITSQAAIRTYPYSQYKEEFLYYIFKSKYEIAVKSVEEKKDVRYRDVIDEYYNYMNEFPQGGVYSNEIKSLYTNIQKELN; translated from the coding sequence ATGACTACCTTTGTCCGCAAATTTTATAGTATGAGATTCAAGTACGTATATATTTCCTTGTTATTCGTTTTATTAGCTTCATTTACTTCTTGTAGTGAATATAGCAAAATACTTAAGAGTACAGATGTAATGTTTAAGTTAGATGCAGCAAAGAAGTATTTTGCAGAAGGAAAATACGACAAGGCAGCAACTTTGTTTGAAGATGTAGTTCCTGCATTAAGAGGCTCGGCATACGGAGAAGAGGCTTTGTATATGCTTGCTCAATCTTACTATTCTCAGAAAGACTATATAACATCAACTGAGTATTTTAGAAGCTATTATAATGCTTACCCTAAAGGTGAGTTTACAGAACTGGCAAGATATTATGCAGCTTATGGATTATATCTTGAATCGCCCGACCCTCGTTTCGACCAGATAGATACATACACGGCGATGCAGTATTTTCAAGAGTTTTTAGATTATTATCCTCAAAGTGAAAAGAGGGCTGATGCTCAGAATGCTTTGTTTGAACTTCAAGAGAAATTAGCTCTAAAAGAATTGATGGCTGCTCGTTTATATTACAACTTGGGAGAATATATACTATTCCCTTTCCCAGGAGGAAACTATTTGTCGTGTATAATTACATCTCAAGCAGCGATACGTACATACCCTTATTCTCAATACAAAGAAGAATTTTTGTATTATATCTTCAAATCGAAATACGAGATAGCAGTAAAGAGTGTGGAAGAAAAGAAAGATGTTCGTTATCGTGATGTAATAGACGAATATTACAACTATATGAATGAGTTTCCACAAGGTGGTGTATACTCAAACGAGATAAAAAGTCTTTATACAAACATTCAAAAAGAATTAAATTAA
- a CDS encoding DNA-directed RNA polymerase subunit K/omega (product_source=COG1758; cath_funfam=3.90.940.10; cog=COG1758; pfam=PF01192; smart=SM01409; superfamily=63562), producing MDYRKTKAPNNTVTRDMMSMAEATGNVYETVRVIGKRANEISVEIKHDLEKKLQEFSSCSDSLDEVFENREQIEISRYFERLPKATLIAAQEYVDGEVYHRNPAKDNLDNL from the coding sequence ATGGATTACAGAAAAACAAAAGCGCCTAACAATACGGTTACTCGTGATATGATGAGTATGGCAGAAGCAACTGGTAATGTTTACGAAACTGTGCGTGTGATAGGTAAAAGAGCTAATGAAATATCAGTAGAAATTAAGCACGACTTAGAAAAGAAACTTCAAGAGTTTTCTTCTTGTTCTGATAGTCTTGATGAAGTATTTGAAAACAGAGAACAAATAGAAATCTCTCGTTACTTCGAACGTTTGCCTAAGGCAACTCTTATTGCAGCTCAGGAATATGTAGACGGTGAAGTTTATCATCGTAACCCAGCTAAAGATAATTTAGACAACCTATGA
- a CDS encoding glucan phosphoethanolaminetransferase (alkaline phosphatase superfamily) (product_source=COG2194; cath_funfam=1.10.287.90; cog=COG2194; pfam=PF14126; superfamily=81324; transmembrane_helix_parts=Inside_1_4,TMhelix_5_27,Outside_28_36,TMhelix_37_59,Inside_60_65,TMhelix_66_88,Outside_89_116,TMhelix_117_136,Inside_137_150), with product MIQRIQTVWLFVVAVLFLLFTFNPGAWTEGFQYETELSIATKTVNIVVVLLSLITIFSYKNRKLQIKLCGSIIALTILSIILTASVFLLSPGEGVPPTADLAEQGIEAVAHLRWDFVSMFYPVVSLIFTVLAIVAINKDEKLVKSLDRLR from the coding sequence ATGATTCAGCGTATACAAACAGTATGGCTATTTGTTGTAGCTGTTTTGTTTTTATTGTTTACTTTCAATCCGGGAGCTTGGACAGAAGGGTTTCAATACGAAACAGAACTTTCGATAGCTACAAAAACTGTTAATATAGTAGTTGTATTGCTTTCTCTGATAACTATATTTTCGTATAAAAACAGAAAGTTACAGATAAAACTATGCGGTTCTATTATAGCTTTAACCATACTAAGTATAATACTAACAGCAAGTGTATTTTTGTTATCTCCAGGAGAGGGGGTGCCTCCTACTGCTGATTTAGCAGAACAAGGTATTGAGGCTGTAGCGCATCTTCGATGGGATTTTGTTAGTATGTTTTATCCTGTAGTATCGTTGATATTTACTGTTTTAGCTATTGTAGCTATCAATAAAGATGAAAAATTGGTTAAGTCGTTAGACCGACTAAGATAA
- a CDS encoding iron complex transport system permease protein (product_source=KO:K02015; cath_funfam=1.10.3470.10; cog=COG0609; ko=KO:K02015; pfam=PF01032; superfamily=81345; transmembrane_helix_parts=Inside_1_6,TMhelix_7_29,Outside_30_60,TMhelix_61_78,Inside_79_84,TMhelix_85_107,Outside_108_121,TMhelix_122_144,Inside_145_150,TMhelix_151_173,Outside_174_198,TMhelix_199_221,Inside_222_241,TMhelix_242_264,Outside_265_283,TMhelix_284_306,Inside_307_312,TMhelix_313_332,Outside_333_340), giving the protein MKSRSYICIGIAIFIVILFFCNLFFGTVSIPASAVMDILFGREVERSSWTAIVIQSRLPQATTAMFAGAALAVSGLMLQTLFQNLLAGPSILGISNGANLGVAIVMLYSGGMLGSEVSIGINISTVLAAFVGATFVLLLILYFSTKVRSNILILIIGMMIGYLASSGISVLNSLASSENIRSYVLWGLGSFSDVSYNQLMFYSVAVMLGLIASILLIKPLNVLLLGENYATNLGLNIRLTRILILIVTGYLTAIVTAFCGPVGFIGLAVPHIARLLLTTSNQRVLLPATILLGAAIALLCNLLTIIPFGNTLLPLNAVTPIIGAPVIIYVILSKSNSQYF; this is encoded by the coding sequence ATGAAAAGTAGAAGTTATATCTGTATTGGTATTGCTATCTTTATAGTTATTCTATTTTTCTGTAATTTATTCTTTGGAACAGTATCCATTCCTGCTTCGGCGGTAATGGATATTCTTTTTGGTAGAGAGGTAGAACGCTCTTCGTGGACTGCTATAGTTATTCAATCGCGACTACCACAAGCAACAACGGCAATGTTTGCTGGAGCAGCATTGGCTGTTAGTGGTTTAATGCTGCAAACTTTATTTCAGAATCTTCTGGCAGGACCGAGTATCCTTGGTATAAGCAATGGTGCAAATCTTGGAGTAGCTATTGTTATGCTTTATTCGGGAGGAATGTTAGGCTCTGAAGTTTCTATAGGGATTAACATATCTACGGTGTTGGCTGCTTTTGTAGGGGCAACCTTTGTTTTACTCCTTATATTATATTTCTCTACTAAGGTTAGGAGTAATATACTTATACTTATTATCGGAATGATGATAGGTTATCTGGCTTCGTCGGGTATATCGGTGCTTAACTCGCTGGCTTCATCTGAGAATATTCGTTCGTATGTATTGTGGGGATTAGGAAGCTTTTCAGATGTGTCTTATAATCAGTTGATGTTTTATAGTGTTGCAGTAATGCTTGGCTTGATAGCATCTATTTTATTAATAAAACCATTGAATGTTTTGTTGTTGGGAGAGAATTATGCTACTAACTTAGGTCTGAATATTAGGCTAACAAGAATACTAATTCTGATAGTAACGGGGTATCTTACCGCTATAGTTACAGCATTTTGTGGTCCTGTGGGTTTTATTGGTTTGGCAGTTCCTCATATAGCTCGTTTGTTATTGACAACTTCAAATCAGCGAGTATTGTTACCTGCTACAATCTTGTTGGGAGCAGCTATAGCCTTACTTTGTAATTTGTTGACGATAATTCCCTTTGGGAACACTTTATTGCCACTTAACGCAGTAACTCCTATTATTGGAGCTCCTGTTATTATTTATGTTATATTGAGCAAGTCAAATTCGCAGTATTTTTGA
- a CDS encoding glycine hydroxymethyltransferase (product_source=KO:K00600; cath_funfam=3.40.640.10,3.90.1150.10; cog=COG0112; ko=KO:K00600; pfam=PF00464; superfamily=53383) has translation MKRDELIFNIINKEYNRQLHGIELIASENFVSQEVMDAAGSVLTNKYAEGYPGKRYYGGCQFVDEIEQTAINRLKELFGAEWANVQPHSGAQANMAVFMACLNPGDKFLGLNLSHGGHLSHGSPVNFSGLVYQALEYNVNDITGQVDYEQLEAVALRERPKLIIAGASAYSREWDYARIRQVADSIGAIFLVDMAHPAGLIAARLLNNPVKYAHIVTSTTHKTLRGPRGGVIMMGKDFENPWGKTTPKGEIRMMSALLDSAVFPGVQGGPLEHVIAAKAVAFNEALQPEYITYQTQVKKNAAAMAQALVDKGYKIVSGGTDNHLMLVDLRSKFPDLTGKVAELALVKADITSNKNMVPFDSRSPFQTSGLRFGTPAITTRGVKEDLMGDIVDLIDVVLSNVDNDKVIKSVAEKVNSIMKDYPLFAW, from the coding sequence ATGAAGAGAGATGAATTAATTTTTAACATTATCAACAAAGAATATAACCGTCAGTTACACGGTATAGAGTTGATAGCTTCTGAGAACTTTGTGAGCCAAGAAGTAATGGACGCTGCCGGGTCGGTGTTAACCAACAAATACGCCGAAGGATACCCTGGTAAAAGATATTACGGAGGCTGTCAGTTTGTCGACGAAATAGAGCAAACGGCTATAAATCGCTTAAAAGAATTGTTTGGTGCCGAATGGGCTAACGTTCAACCTCACTCTGGAGCTCAGGCTAATATGGCAGTGTTTATGGCTTGCCTTAATCCGGGAGATAAATTCTTAGGACTAAACTTATCTCACGGAGGACACCTTAGCCACGGTTCGCCAGTAAACTTCTCCGGATTAGTTTATCAAGCTTTAGAATACAACGTAAACGATATTACAGGACAAGTAGATTACGAACAATTAGAGGCTGTTGCTTTAAGAGAAAGACCTAAATTAATTATAGCCGGAGCTTCGGCTTATTCAAGAGAATGGGATTATGCTCGTATTCGTCAGGTTGCTGATAGCATTGGTGCTATATTTTTAGTAGATATGGCTCACCCTGCCGGACTTATTGCTGCTCGTTTGCTAAACAATCCTGTTAAATATGCACACATAGTTACCTCTACCACTCATAAAACACTTAGAGGACCAAGAGGTGGAGTTATTATGATGGGTAAAGACTTTGAAAATCCTTGGGGTAAAACAACTCCTAAGGGAGAAATAAGAATGATGTCGGCTCTATTAGACTCTGCCGTATTCCCAGGAGTTCAAGGCGGACCATTAGAACACGTTATAGCTGCTAAGGCTGTAGCTTTTAACGAAGCCCTTCAACCTGAATATATCACTTACCAAACACAAGTAAAGAAAAACGCAGCCGCTATGGCTCAAGCTTTAGTTGACAAAGGTTATAAGATAGTATCCGGAGGAACTGACAATCACCTTATGCTTGTTGACCTTCGTTCTAAATTCCCAGATCTAACAGGTAAAGTTGCTGAATTAGCATTGGTAAAAGCAGATATTACGTCTAACAAGAATATGGTTCCTTTTGATTCTCGTTCTCCTTTCCAAACTTCAGGACTACGTTTCGGTACTCCAGCAATCACAACTCGTGGTGTTAAAGAAGATTTAATGGGAGATATTGTAGATCTTATAGATGTTGTACTTAGCAATGTCGACAACGATAAAGTTATTAAATCGGTTGCTGAGAAGGTTAATAGTATTATGAAGGATTATCCTTTATTTGCTTGGTAA
- a CDS encoding hypothetical protein (product_source=Hypo-rule applied; pfam=PF13568; superfamily=103515; transmembrane_helix_parts=Inside_1_6,TMhelix_7_24,Outside_25_235) yields the protein MNGKKDIKYVFLYICILFATQLSYSQNSTALINSKPVNIGFKIGINALSSNNYEAYQGNTKLSKTSSFNKAGFTANCFLRINLDNFFMQPETAWNIHRQKLSFATVGSNETAATLYNIQKQTQCLNFNILVGYNIINDRPFILNAFIGPSIIYNYNSKYEYDNGSFYDYSADYNTYGIIGFSFNVNRLIFDIRYQISITNTDVDFGKIKNAPNELKDIRLDKTENILKLSLGVMF from the coding sequence ATGAACGGTAAAAAAGACATAAAATATGTTTTTCTTTATATCTGTATCTTGTTTGCAACGCAACTAAGTTACAGTCAAAACTCTACTGCTCTTATAAATAGTAAGCCTGTTAATATAGGTTTCAAGATTGGAATCAATGCTTTATCATCTAATAATTACGAAGCATACCAAGGAAACACAAAACTATCGAAAACTTCAAGTTTCAACAAAGCTGGCTTTACTGCTAATTGTTTTCTAAGAATAAACCTCGACAACTTCTTTATGCAACCCGAAACCGCTTGGAATATTCATAGACAAAAACTTTCGTTCGCAACAGTAGGTTCAAACGAAACGGCAGCAACTCTGTATAATATACAAAAACAAACTCAGTGTCTTAATTTCAATATTCTTGTCGGTTATAATATTATCAATGACAGACCTTTTATTCTTAACGCATTTATAGGTCCTTCGATTATATATAACTATAACTCGAAATACGAATACGACAATGGTTCTTTTTACGACTATTCTGCCGACTACAATACTTACGGCATTATAGGCTTTTCATTTAATGTAAACAGATTAATATTCGACATAAGATACCAGATAAGTATAACAAATACTGACGTAGACTTTGGCAAGATAAAGAATGCGCCAAACGAGTTAAAGGATATAAGATTAGATAAAACTGAGAATATTCTAAAATTATCTTTAGGGGTAATGTTTTGA